GCGAGGGCCGTACTGGTGAAGGTCAGGTCCCTGTGTCGCCGTGGAACACGATGACGAAGGGCTACCGCACCCGCAACAATAAGCGCACGCAGACGTTCATCGTTTCGCGTCGCAAGAAGTAAGAGGTAGGCTGAAATGGCTCGTTCTCTGAAAAAGGGTCCCTTCGTGGATCACCATCTGCTGGCCAAGGTTGAGAAGGCTGTGTCCATCAAGGACAAGAAGCCCGTCAAGACCTGGTCGCGTCGCTCGACCATCCTGCCTGAGTTCATCGGCCTGACCATTGCTGTGCACAACGGCAAGCAGCACGTGCCTGTGTACATCCAGGACCAGATGGTCGGCCACAAGCTCGGCGAGTTCGCCCTGACCCGTACGTTCAAGGGTCACCCTGGCGACAAGAAAGCCAAGAAATAAGGAGCAGCTGCGATGGAAACGAAAGCAATCGTTCGCGGCGTTCGTCTGTCGGTCGACAAGGGTCGACTGGTGGCCGATCTCATCCGTGGCAAGAAGGTCGATCAGGCCCTCAACATCCTTGAGTTCACTCAGAAGAAGGCTGCCGGCATCATCAAGAAGGCACTGGAATCTGCGATCGCCAACGCCGAGCACAACGACGGCGCTGACATCGACGAACTGAAGGTCAAGACCATTTATGTGGAGCAAGGCGCCACGCTGAAGCGTTTCACCGCCCGTGCAAAGGGCCGTGGCAACCGCATCAGCAAGCCGACCTGCCACATTTATGTGACCGTGGGCAACTGAGCGAGAGGCTGATCATGGGACAGAAAATCCATCCGACCGGCTTCCGCCTGGCCGTCACCCGCAACTGGGCATCGCGTTGGTACGCCACCAATCGCAATTTCGCCTCGATGCTGGCTGAAGACCTGGAAGTCCGCGAATTCCTGAAGAAGAAGCTCAAGAACGCGGCTGTGTCGCGCATCTTGATCGAGCGTCCTGCCAAGAGCGCCCGCATCACCATTTTCTCGGCACGTCCGGGCGTGGTGATCGGCAAGAAGGGCGAGGACATCGAGAACCTGAAGGTCGAACTGGCCAAGCGTCTGAATTGCCCGGTCTCGGTGAACATCGAAGAAGTGCGCAAGCCTGAAGTCGATGCTCAGCTGATCGCCGATTCGATCACGCAGCAGCTGGAAAAGCGGATCATGTTCCGTCGCGCCATGAAGCGTGCGATGCAGAACGCGATGCGCCTGGGCGCCCAGGGCATCAAGATCATGTCCGCCGGCCGTCTGAACGGCATCG
This is a stretch of genomic DNA from Aquabacterium olei. It encodes these proteins:
- the rpsS gene encoding 30S ribosomal protein S19; the encoded protein is MARSLKKGPFVDHHLLAKVEKAVSIKDKKPVKTWSRRSTILPEFIGLTIAVHNGKQHVPVYIQDQMVGHKLGEFALTRTFKGHPGDKKAKK
- the rplV gene encoding 50S ribosomal protein L22 — its product is METKAIVRGVRLSVDKGRLVADLIRGKKVDQALNILEFTQKKAAGIIKKALESAIANAEHNDGADIDELKVKTIYVEQGATLKRFTARAKGRGNRISKPTCHIYVTVGN
- the rpsC gene encoding 30S ribosomal protein S3; amino-acid sequence: MGQKIHPTGFRLAVTRNWASRWYATNRNFASMLAEDLEVREFLKKKLKNAAVSRILIERPAKSARITIFSARPGVVIGKKGEDIENLKVELAKRLNCPVSVNIEEVRKPEVDAQLIADSITQQLEKRIMFRRAMKRAMQNAMRLGAQGIKIMSAGRLNGIEIARTEWYREGRVPLHTLKADIDYGFSEAHTTYGVIGVKVWVYRGDRLANGEAPVLKGDDREDDRRNRRGPRGDRPNDRRGPRGGAGRGAPRADGAPADGSDKAAAAGAGARVRKAAPAAEAKGE